GCCGCCCGCGCGAACTCGACGAACTCCGCGTCACCCCGCGCCACGCCGAACCCTCCCCCATGCCACACCGTTACGGACGGGCGAGGGCCACGAAAGGTTGAGTCTCCGAGAGATCAACTTTTCGGCCAGGTCACCCGTCTCCTCTCCCGCAGCGCCACAGACCGGCGCGCGAGGGGAGAGAAATGTCGACGAAGGCTACCCGCCGGAGGCACACGGCCTGCGCGGCGTCGCTGCTGGTGGCGCTGCTCACCGGCTGCGGCCTGCCGGCGTCCGGGCGGCCCGCGGCCGGCCCTGCCACGCCCGACCCGACCCACCGTGGGCAACCGCCCGCGGCGGGACCGGCCACGACCGGGCGACCGCCGGGAGCCGCCGGGAGCGCCGGTGTCGCGCCCGCGCCGGCCGTCGCGATCAGTTATCCCGCTACCGGCGGCAACCGCTGGTCGGTGGCACCCGCGGAGACGACGCCGGGGGGCGGCGACAGCGGCCGGCTGTTGCGGTACCGGGTCGTCGTGGAGCGCGACATCCGTGGCCTACCGGTCACCGACGTAGCCGCGTCGGTCTCCGCGACGCTGAACGACCCACGCGGGTGGACTGCCGGCGGGGCCTGGCGCCTGCGCCGGGTGGGCGCCGGCGCACCGGTCGACTTCACCATCTACCTGGCGACCCCCGGGACCCGCGACGCGTTGTGCCAGGACGTTCCGGACGGCTACACCTCCTGCCGCAACGCCGACCGGGTGGTGCTCAACGTGGCACGCTGGGTCGACGCGGTGCCGGGCTACGGCGCCGGCCTGGCCAGCTACCGGCAGTACATGGTCAACCACGAGGTCGGGCACCGGCTCGGCCGGGGTCACGAGCGGTGCCCCGAGCGGGGCCGGCCGGCGCCGGTGATGCAGCAGCAGACGCTGGGGTTACACGGATGCGTGGCCAACGCCTGGCCGTACCCGCGCGGGGTTCACTACAGCGGGCCGATCGGGGCGTACCACGACGAGATCCCGCCGCGCGAGGGCGCCCGGCCGGCTCGCTGAGCCCCCACCACCCTCAGGGTCGGCGGCCGCGATCCTGATCGAGCCGCTCGTCCAGCCGACCCAGTTCGTAGATGGCGTTGAGGTTGGTCGGCAGCCGGCTGATGTTGTCCGGCACCGGGCCGGGATCCGGCGCGGAAGCCGGCGTCGGGGCCGGTGCCGGAGCGCCGGCGACGCCCGGGGTGCCAGCGGTGCGCCGGCGAAGCAGGAGCATCAACGCCAGCACCGCGAGGACACCCGCGACCAGGAAGTAGTACGCGGGCACCAGCGGCCAGCCGCCCCTGGTCGGGGAGGCGAGCGTCGGCGGGGCGGCGCCCTCACCGTTCGGCAGTGGCACCGCGGCCGCACGGTCGCCCCGACCGCCGGAGGTGCGGTCGGGCGCGGCGGACGCCCCGGGTGGCCGGGAACCGGCCGACGACCCGGCGGGCGTGAGGGCCGGGGCGGGCACCGCCGGGACCGACGGGTCGGCGGCCGGCGGCGGGCTCGGCGTGGGTCTGGGCGTCGGCGACGTACTCGGGGTGCTGCTGCCGCCGCCGAGCAGGTCGTCGACGATCTTCCCGACGCCACCGAGGAGTTCACTGACCGGGCCGGGGGTGGCCGAGGGCGACGGCGACGGCGTGGGCGTCAGGGCGAGGGTCAGCATTAGCGCGACGACGGCAGGCATGGGTCCACCTCGGATGGGTCGATGTGCCCAGGCACGGTACCGCAGCGCGTGACGCGCGGGTGACCCGACGTCGCAGGGCGGAGGACGTGTGTCGCGCGTCCTCCGCCCGAAGTGTCCGAACTGGTCAGACGAGCAGCCCCCCGACCTGAGTGTTGATCCAGGACCGGATGGACGGCAGGTCCACGTAGATGGACGGGCCGGTCGCGCAGGTGGAGTTGTTGTTGCCGGCGCGGCTGGTCGCGCCGATCAGATTCCACACCCCGTTGACCCGGCGCACCTGCGGACCACCGGAGTCGCCGTAGCAGGCGCCGGAGGTGCCGTTGGTGTTGTTGGTGCAGATCTCGTACGGGCCGTTGATGCCGGAGCACCGACTGTCGGCCACGATGGACGTGTCCAGCTCGTTGGCCACCGCCGGGGCAGACCCGCAGCCCGGGCGAGCGCAGGTCTGGCCCCAGCCGATGATCCGGGTGGCGGTGCCGACCGCGCCGGAGGTGGTGGGGATCGGAGCCGGCGCGTAGCTGACCGAGCTGGCCAGTTGCAGCAGCTTGACGTCGACGCTCGGGTGGTTGACCGCGCGGGTCACCCGGACCACGGTCCCGCCGCTGGTGCGGTTGACGCTGCCCACCCGGACCGAGGACGGCGTCGAGCAGTGCTTGGCGGTCACCGCCCAGTTGGCCTTGATCAGCGTTCCGGTGCAGCCGGAGACGTACACCATGAACGGGTAGTTCTCGGTGGCCGGCCGGCCGCCGACCACAGTCGGCCCGATGTCCGAGGCGCCACTCCAGGTGTACGTCGTGCTGGCCGGCGGGGCCAGGGTGCCGGCGAACAGCGAGTTCACCCGGGACGCCTTAGCCGTGCTGGGGTTCGCGTTGCGGCAGGAGACCGGGGCGCTGCTGCCGGACATCAGGTCGGAGCAGAGGCCGGTGCGCCGGTCGGGCAGGCCCAGGATGTGGCCGAGCTCGTGGGCGGCGATCCGGTTGCGGTCGTAGCCCTGGTTGACGGCCGTGCGGCCCATCCAGATCCGTCCCGAGCCGAGGCCGGTCGGTTGCGCCCGGGGCCAGCCGTCGTCGACGTAGATGGTGATGCTGGCCGGGGTGCCGGGCTGGAGCCGGACGGTGCTGACCCGGCTGTTCCAGATCTGCGCCGCCTGGTCGAAGTTGGTGCGGAACTCGCCGGTCCGGCTCGCGTCGTAGTAGACGGTCCGTACGGCGGCAGCCGGTGCGCCGGTGGTGAGCTGCACCCCGGCTGCCGCCAGGGTCGCCACCAGCACGGCCAGCGCCGTACGCAGCAGTTGTCGTCGGAACATCACGCACTCCCCTGCGGTCGTCCGGCGACCACCGGCCGCCGGTCATCGATGCAGGTCGATGTTAAAGCGATGGCGGTCGATGTACGGCATAGCGGAAGCGTCATACCGCTTCCGCGCGAGCGCCGTGACTGAGGGCGGGCCGGTCACCGTCAGCTGCTGTTACGTGGCTGTTACGCCGCAGCGAAGTGGCCGTGCCGGTACCGGAGCACGGTCGCATCGGAGGGTCACCGGCATCGCCGCCGCGACGTGGCCCCCGACCATCGGACGGAGGCACCACGATGAGGATCAGGAGCGCACTGACGGCGCTGGCGGTCGTGCTCGCCGGGCTGGTCGCCGGCGCGGGCAGCGGCGCCACGGCGAGCACCACCATGGCGGCGACCGGATCGCCGTACTGCGGGATCACCTGGGGCAGCGCGGACAAGACGGCCGGCGCGCTGAGCAGCTCCCCGCTGATCGAGGTACGGACCGGCCGGCACGACTGCTACGACCGGGTGGTGTTCGAGTTCGCCGGCCCGGTGAACGGCTACTCGGTCGGCTACGGCGAGACGTGGACCGAGGGCGAGGGGCTGGCACTGTCGCCGTACACGGCTGGAGGCGCCCTGCTGCGGGTCTCGCTGCGGGCACCGGCGTACGACGAGGCCCACCTGGGCACCGTGCCGTACCGGGTCGGTGAGCACGCCGCGAACCTGCTGCGTTACCCGACGCTGCGCGACGTCGTCTTCGGCGGCAGCTTCGAGGGCTACACCACCTTCGCCGTCGGCGTGCGGGCCCGACTGCCGTTCCGCACGTTCGTGCTGGCCGGCCCCGGCGGGCACAGCCGGATCGTGCTCGACGTGGCGCACCAGTGGCAGGAGTGACCGGCACGGTGTCGGGGGTCCGGCCGGGCCCCCGACACCGACCGTTCCGCCAGGGCTGCGCACCGTCGCGGCGGGTCTACCCTCAGGTGGTGGAGGGCCGCGTGCTGGTGGTCGAGGACGATGCCTCCATCCGGGAGGTCACCGCCCTCGGTCTGCGCCGCGCCGGCTTCCGGGTCGACACCGCCGTCGACGGGCGGCAGGCCCTGGCGGCGTGGCGGGCCCACCCGGTCGACCTGATCGTCCTCGACGTCATGCTGCCCGGCCTGGACGGCCTGGAGGTCTGCCGGGAGATCCGGCGCACCAGCCAGGTGCCGATCCTGATGCTGACCGCGCGCACCGACACGCTCGACGTGGTGGTCGGGTTGGAGTGCGGTGCGGACGACTACCTGCGCAAACCGTTCGACCTGCCCGAGCTGGTGGCCCGGGTCCGCTCGGTGCTGCGTCGGGCCAGCGCGCCGGTCGCCTCCAGCACCATCGAGGTCGGCAGCCTCCAGATCGACCCGGGCAGCTTCGTGGTGCGACGGGACGGCCGGGAGGTGACGCTGACCGCCACCGAGTTCCGCCTGCTGCTGGAGCTGGCCCGCCGGCCAGGCCAGGTCTTCACCCGGGAGCTGTTGCTGGACCTGGTCTGGAACCACAGCTTCCTGGGCGACTCGCGGCTGGTCGACGTGGCGGTGCAGCGGCTGCGCGCCAAGGTCGAGGACGATCCGGCGCACCCACGGCTGGTCCGCACCGTGCGCGGTGCCGGCTACAAGCTGTCCACGGGCTGACGGGAGGTCGGCGATGGCCGGACGCGCGGTGCCCCCGGGCCGCCTGCGGCGCCGGCTGACGATCGCGTTCGTGCTGGTCGCCGGGGTCTCCGCCGGGCTGCTGGCCGGTGGGGCGGGTCTGCTGCTGCGGCAGTCCTGGTTGGACGCCTCGCTGCACCAGGCCGCCGCCGACGCCCGCTACCAACTCGTCCTCGCCGGGCAGTTCCTGCCGCTGACCGACCAGCGCAGCACCGAGCTGCTCACCAGCTTCGAAGGCAGCGGCCGGCATGTGGTGCTCGTCGACGGCCCGGCCCGACCCTCGCACTCGGCGTACGCCCCGACCCTGGGCACCCGGCTGCGAGCCACCGTCGCGGACGGACAGCTCGGCTACCAACGGTCCGCCCCGGCGGAGCGGCCCCGGCTGCTGGTGGTCGGCGGACGCATCCCCGGCTCGACCGCCGAGCTGTACGTGATCACGGTCGAGGACGACATCGCCGCCGACCTGGGTCAGCTGCGCAACGCGTTGCTGGCCGGCTGGGTGCTCGTGGTGCTGCTTGCCGCCGGGGTGGGGCACGCCCTGGCCCGTCGAACGCTGGAGCCGGTGAGCCGGGCCAGTCGGGCAGCCCGTGCACTCACCGAGGGTCTGCTCGCCACCCGCCTGCCGGTGCGCGGGCGGGACGAGTTCAGCGACTGGGCGGCGTCGTTCAACGAGATGGCCGAGGCACTGGAGTCGAAGATCGCCGCGCTGTCGGCGGCGCAGGCCCGGGAGCTGCGGTTCACCGCCGACGTCGCGCACGAGCTGCGCACCCCGGTGACCGCACTGGTGGCCGCGGCCTCGCTGCTGCGGGAGCACCTCGACCAACTGCCGGACGACGCCCGGCCGGCCGCACGGCTGTTGGTCGGCGACGTGGTCCGGCTGCGCCGGCTGGTCGAGGACCTGATGGAGATCTCCCGGCTGGACGCCGGGCGGGAGCGGCCAAGCGTCGAGCCGGTCGACGCGCCGGCGCTGCTGCGCGCGATCATCGGGGCGCGCGGCTGGTCGGAGCGGGTGGTGGTCACGGCCGACCCGGTCGCGCTACACACCGACCCGCGCCGGCTGGAGCGGGTGCTGGCCAACCTGGTCGCCAACGCGGTCGAGCACGGCGACGGCGAGATCCGGGCCACCGTGGCCGGGGCGGGCCCACTGGTCATCTTCGAGGTCACCGACCAGGGGCCGGGCATCCCGGCCGAGCACCTGCCACGCCTGTTCGACCGGTTCCACAAGGTCGACCCGTCCCGCTCGGCTCCGGGCAGTGGGCTGGGGCTGGCCATCGCCCGGGAACACGCGGCCCTGCTCGACGGGGTGCTGAGTGTGCGCAGCGAACCGGGCGCCGGCACCCGGTTCCGGCTGGAGCTGCCGGCCCGCGGGCCCCACCTCGGCGACTCCGGGAGGCGGCCCGCCGTCGCGCAGGCCGACGAGCGGTCCAGAGGCCACGCCGACGAGCACGCCGAGGGCGGGCGCACGGCGGGCACAGCTGCGGGCGGTGCGGGATGAGCCGGCGCCGTGCGGCCGCGGTGACCGCACCGGTGCTCATCGCCGCGCTGCTCCTCGGCGCGTGCGGCACCCCCCGCTCCGGTGATCTCGGCCCGGCGCCCACTGCGGCACCGTCGAGTGCGGCACCCACCGGGTCCCCGGGGGACCCGACGCCCACCCCACCGGCGGAACCGCCACCGTCACCCACCAGCGGTCCATCCCGCCCGCCGCCACCGGCCAGCACCGGCACGCGCCAGCCGGCCACGGTGACCATCGAGCTGTGGTACGTCCGGTCCGGGCAGCTCGTCCCGACCCGGCGGACCCGACCGGCCACCGTCGCGACGTCCCGACTGGCGCTGACCGAGCTGGCCGCCGGGCCCACGCCGGCGGAGGCCGCCACCGGGCTGACCACCCTGCTCCCGGCCGGCGTCGAGGTCACCCGGATCACCGACGGCGTGGCGACGCTGCGGCCCGTCCCGTCCGCCGACGACCCGGCGGGGCGCCGGCGGCTGCGCGAGGCGCAGGTGGTGTGGACGCTCACCCAGTTCCCCACCGTGCGGCAGGTCCGCTTCGGCGACGGGCCCCTGGTGGACCGTTCCGACTACTCGGGCCTGCTGCCGCCGATCGTGGTCACCGGACCGAGCGTCGGCGAACGGGTCGGCGCCCCACTCACCGTCACCGGCACCGCCGACGTGTTCGAGGCCACGGTCAGCGTCCGGGTCCTGGACGCCGCCGGCCGGGAGGTTGCCGCCGGCTTCGGCACCGCCAGCTGCGGCAGCGGCTGCCGGGGCGCGTACCGCGTGGTGGTCGGCTGGCACACGGCCCGTGAGCAGCGCGGCACCATCGAGGTGTACGAGGTGTCCGCGCGCGACGGCTCACGGATCAACACGGTGGCCGTGCCGGTGATCCTCGCGCCCGCCGGGACCTGAGCCCGCACCGCCACGACCCCTCGCCCACGAACCGGTGAAGTACCGTCGCGTTCATGATCAAACGGGTGAGGGTCGCGGTGGCGGGTGTTGGTAACAACACGTCAGCGTTGGTGCAGGGAATTTCCTTCTATCGACAGACCGGCAGTCTGGTTGGTATCCGCCGGCCGGTCATCGATGGCCTCGGCGTGGACGACATCGACTTCGTCGCCGCTTTCGCCATGTCCGAGGACAAGGTTGGCAAAGATCTGACCGAGGCGATCTTCCTGCCACCGAACAACTTTCCCCGTCTCGCGGCCGACCTGCCGCCGTCGGGTGTCCCGGTGACCAGGGGCCTGGTCGACGCCAGCGAGGTCGATCGTGTGGCGGCGGCGTTGACCGGCGCTGAGGTGCTGCTGTACTCGGCACCCAGCGGCCGCCCGGATACGGCCAGGGCCTACGCCGAGGCCGCCTGCCGGGCAGGCGTCGCCTTCATCAACACCACATCCGACGCGATCGGCCGCGATCCACTCTGGATCGATCGTTTCGAGGCGGCGGGCCTGCCGTTGCTCGGTGACGATCTGGCCAGCCAGTTCGGCACGTCGGTGGTGCACAACGCGCTGCTGCGGTTGCTGGAGGAGCGGGGTCTCACCCTGGCCAGTTCCTATCAGGTCAACCTGGGCGGTACCGAGGACTTCCGCAACCTGGCCGAGAACTCCAACACCAAGAAGCAGTCCAAGCTCAACGCCCTGTCGGCGGCGAACAAGGTGGAGATGGCCCCATTCGGGTATCTTTCGCAGCTGAAGTCGGAGAAGGTGGCACACCTCAGCATTGAGGCGCAGGGGTGGGGTGAGACTGCGGTGAGCCTTGACGTGAAGCTGAAGGTGCACGACCCGAGTGGCGCTGCCGGCGTCAACATCGATCTGATTCGCATCGCGGCGAGCGCGCTTCGCGATGGGCGTGGTGGTTATGCCGCCGAGGCGTCGCCCCTACTCAAGTCCCCGCCGGGCACGGCGATCTGACACGGACACCTGCCGGACACCGGGCGGAAACGTAATCGTTTCGTCAGCCCGGTGCGACGCAGCTCATAAAACGCTGCACGATCACCCAACCGCGAACTAGGGTCAGTACGACATCGTTTCGCGGGGGGTCGGAATGCTTGGCGGTCAGCAGGTGGGCGCGGGTGCCGGGGTGCCGGCTGCCCGGGGCGCCCGATGCTCCGACAGCGACCTGTTCGCCGTGGTCATCGAGGTGCTGCGCCAGGTCGGCTTCGACCGGTTGACCATCGACGCCATCGCCGCCCGCGCCCACGTCAGCAAGGCCACCATCTACCGGCGCTGGGACGGCAAGACCGAACTGGTCGTCGCCGCCCTGCGCCACCGGCAGGTGGGCGTACACAACCCGCCCGACACCGGCTCACTGCGCGGCGACCTGATCGAGTTGCTGCGCGCCACGGCAGCTGTCTGCGCGGCCGACTGCGACCTGATGCAGGCGTTGGCCTTCGCCATGCGGACCAATCCCGAGCTGGAACGCCTGGTGCGCCACCAGGTGCTGCCCGCCGGGCGGGTGGCCAGCACGGCCATCCTGGTCCGCGCCGCCGCCCGGGGCGAAATCCCGCCCGAGGCCGGTGAACGGGAGCTGTTCCACGAGCTGGCGCCCGCGCTCTCCATGTCCCGCATCGTCGCGTCCGGCCTACCCGCCGATGACGCGTTCCTCACCCAGGTCGTCGACCAGGTGCTGATTCCGGTGCTCCGCTACCAGCCCGACCGCCCGTCTCAGGCCTGATCCACACCAGCAACATGCACACGGAAGGCTTCACCATGCCCGGAACCACCTCGACCGCCCCCGGTGCGCCCGGTGCCGGGACGTCGACAGGCGCGCCGCACCCGAAGCGCTGGATCGCGCTGGCGATCATCGCGATCTCGCAGCTGATGGTGGTCCTGGACGCCACCATCGTGAACATCGCGCTCCCGCAGGCCCAGGCCGACCTCGGCATCAGCGACGCGAACCGGCAGTGGGTGGTCACGGCCTACACGCTGGCGTTCGGCGGCCTGCTACTGCTCGGCGGCCGGATCGCCGACTACTGGGGCCGCAAGCGGACCTTCCTGGTCGGCATGACCGGCTTCGCGCTGGCCTCCGCGCTGGGCGGTCTGGCCACCACCGGCGGGATGCTCTTCGCCGCCCGCGCGTTGCAGGGCGCCTTCGGCGCGCTGCTCGCCCCGGCCGCGCTGGCTCTGCTCACCGTCCTGTTCACCGAGGCCACGGAGCGCGCCAAGGCGTTCGCGGTGTACGGCGCGATCGCCGGCGGTGGGTCCGCGGTCGGCCTGCTGCTCGGTGGGGTGCTCACCGAGTACGCCGACTGGCGCTGGTGCCTGCTGGTCAACATCCCGGTCGCCGCGGTCGCCATCGCCTTCGCCCTACCTCTGGTGCCGGAGAGCCGGGCGCACGGCAACACCCGCTATGACGTGCCCGGCGCGGTCGTCGTCACCGCCGGCCTGGTCTCCCTGGTGTACGGCTTCACCAAGGCCGCCGAGGACGGCTGGGACGCCGCCGCGACGCTCGGTTTCATCGCCGCCGGTGTGGCGCTGCTCGCCGCCTTCGTGGTGATCGAACTGCGCTCCAACCACCCGCTGCTGCCGATGCGGATCATCCTGGACCGCAACCGGGGCGGTGCGTACCTCGCCTCGACGCTTATCGGTGCCGGCCTGTTCGGCGCGTTCCTCTTCCTGACCTTCTACTTCCAGGTGGTGCTCCAGTACAAGCCGCTGGAGGCCGGGCTCGCCTCGCTGCCGGTCACCGCCGGCGTGCTGATCGCGGCGGGTGGGGCCAGCCAGTTGATGCCACGGGTGGGTGCCAAGCCGCTGATGGTCGGCGGTGCCGTGCTCGCCGCCGCGGCCATGCTGCTGCTGACCCAGATCGACGTGGACACCTCGTTCCTCACCCACCTGCTGCCCGCCCAGGTCATCCTCGGCATGGGCCTCGGGTTCACGTTCGTGCCGCTGTCCAGCCTCGCCCTGGTCGGGGTGCCGGAGCACGACGCCGGCGCGGCCAGCGCGACGCTCAACGCCACCCAGCAGATCGGCGGCTCGCTGGGCACCGCACTGCTGAACACCATGTACACCAGCGCGGTCACCGCGTACCTGGCCTCCCGGGTACCGGATCCAGCCAACCAGATCAAGGCGCTGGTACACGGCTACAGCGTGGCGTTCGCCTGGGGCGCGGCGCTGATCGTGCTCGCCGGACTGGCCACCGTGATCCTGGTCAAGGTGCGCAAGGAGGACGTCCCGACCGGTACCACCGTGCACATGGGCTGAGCCGACCGCCGCCGCCGGCCGGCCCGCTCCGACCCGGAGTGGGACCGGCCGGCGGCGGCGTCCGGTAGCGTCCCGACCATCACCGAAAATCCGTTGAGGAGACAAATGTCCACGGCTGCCGACCAGATCATCAACGCTCTGCGCGCGGGCCACGAGGAGCTCGCCACGCTCGTCCGGGACCTCAAGGAAGACGACCTGCTGCTGCCGTCGGGAGCCAGCGAGTGGCAGGTGTCCCAGGTGCTCAGCCACCTGGGCAGCGGCGCGGAGATCAACCTCGCGACGCTGACCGCGGCTCGCACCGGCGCACCCGGCCCGGACGGCGACTTCAACCGCGGCGTCTGGCAGCGCTGGGACGCGATGGCCCCGGCCGAACACGCCGCCGGGTTCCTCGCCGCCAACGAACGCCTCGTCGGGGCGTACGAGGCGCTGGACGCCGAGAGCCGAGCCTCGCTGCGGATCGACCTCGGCTTCCTGCCGGACCCGGTCGACGTCGCCACCGCGGGCCGGTTCCGGCTCAGCGAGTTCGCCCTGCACCAGTGGGACGTCGAGGTGGCGTTCAACCCGTTCGCGGCGGTGACGCCGGAGGCGGTGCCGCTGCTGCTCGACCAGGTCGGCGGCATGCTGGCGTGGACCAGCCGGCCACAGGAGCTGGCCGGCCGGGAGGCCACGCTGCTGGTACGACTGCAGGAGCCCGAGCAGACGTACGGGCTGCGGCTGGGCGAGCGGATCGAGCTGACCGACGCGCCGCGGCAGCCGGACGGCGAGCTGACCGCCCCGGCCGAAGCGTGGCTGCGGTTGGCCACCGGGCGGCTGGGTTCCCAGCACACCCCGGACGGGGTGCGGGTGGCCGGCCCGGTGAGCCTGGACGACCTGCGCCGGGTCTTCGCCGGCTTCTGAGGAGTTGCCGCGCGGGCCGGTCATCCCGGCCCGCGCGGCCCGTCGGCACGGTCAGCCCTTCACGCAGACCACCTGCTTGAGGTGCGCCACCACCTGCACCAGGTCCTCCTGCTGGGCCATCACCTCAGTGATGTCCTTGTACGCGCCGGGGATCTCGTCGACCACCCCGGCGTCCTTCCGGCACTCCACGCCAGCGGTCTGCGTGGCCAGATCCGTGGTGCTGAAGGTGCGCTTGGCCTGCGCCCGTGACATCCGCCGCCCAGCCCCGTGCGAGGCCGAGCAGTACGCGTCCGGGTTCCCCCGACCCCGCACGATGTACGACCCGGTGCCCATCGACCCGGGGATGATGCCCAGGTCGCCCCGGCCGGCCCGGATCGCGCCCTTGCGGGTGACCAGCACGTCCACGCCGTCGTAGCTCTCCTCCGAGACGTAGTTGTGGTGACATGAGATGGGCTCGTCGTAACCGACCTGCGGGAAGTGCTCGCGCACCACGCCGCAGAGCAGGGCCAGCATGACCGCCCGGTTGCGCCGCGCGTACTCCTGCGCCCACCACAGGTCGCGCCGGTAGGCGTCCATCTCCGGCGTACCGGTGAGGAACACCGCAAGGTCCCGGTCGGGCAGGTCGACGTTGTGCGGCAGCCGTCGCGCCACCCCGATGTGCCGCTCGGCCAGCTCCTTGCCGATGTTGCGCGATCCGGAGTGCAGCATCAGCCACACCCGTCCCTCGTCGGCACCACCCTGCTCCAGGCAGACCTCGATGAAGTGGTTACCCCCGCCGAGGGTGCCGAGCTGCCGCTGGGCCCGGGTCTCCAGCTGCGCCACCCGCCGGTCCAGCCCGGCGAACCGGCCCCAGAAGTCGTCCCAGCCGGCCTGCTCCAGACCACGCACCCGGCGCGGGTCGACCGCCTTGTCCCGCTGGGCGAAGCCGACCGGGATGGTGGCCTCGATCGCGGAGCGCAGCCCGGCCAGGTCGTCCGGCAGGTCGGCGGCGGTCAGCGAGGTACGGACCGCCGACATGCCGCAGCCGATGTCCACGCCGACGGCGGCCGGCGAGACGGCCTGCCGCATGGCGATGACCGAGCCGACGGTGGCGCCCTTGCCGAAGTGCACGTCCGGCATCACCGCGACGCCCTGCACCCAGGGCAGCGCGCCGATGTTGCGCAGCTGCCGGGCGGCCTGCGGCTCGATGGCGTACGGGTCGGTCCAGACCCGGACCGGTGCCCGGGTGCCGGCGAGGGGGGTGAATCCCATGGCGGTCTCCTTGTGTCGTGCCGGCACCAGCATCGCGCGGGGTGACCGGAAATGATTGCGCGCCAGGCGGCCGGGCGCGGAAGCTCGTCGGATATGAAAAGGCCGCCCGACCCTCAATGGGTGGGCGGCGGCGTCTGACGCGCTGGCGTCAGGGGTGACGCCGCCCCAACTGCCGGCCCTGACCGGGCTGGCCGAGACACCGGTACCGCGCGCCCGAGGGCAACCCGGCACCGGCACCTGGCGTGCGCCAGGTGGCTTTGGTGCGGATGCGCTGCGACACGGCGTACTCCCCGGGCTCTGATCGGTTGACCTTGCGCCGATGACGCTAGGCGGGCCGGGACCGGTCCGCAATGGATATTGCGGCAGGCCCGGCCGCGCCCGCTACCGGCCGCCGACGACCCGGCGGGCGACCGCCAGCAGGTACTCCTTGCGGTCCAGCGGGTTGTGATCCCAGCGGAGCCGGGTGGGAGCCGGGCCGCGCACCGGCCGGTACCGATCGAACGCGGTCTCCAACACGCCCTCGCCCCGGGTCAGCGCCGGAAGCCGGCGCTCCAGCGCGTGTACCCGGCCCGCCGGGATCTCCCCCTCCACCAGGTACGACGTGCCCTGGCCGGTGGTGTTGGTCGGCACCGCGTCCAGCCGGGCCAGCGCGGGAAGCAGGGTGCCGAGGATGTCGCCCGGCGCCTCCAGCCGGAATCGGTGCACCGGCTCGTGGACCCGGGTGCCGGCCCGGGTGAGCGCGGCCATCAACACCAGCGGGGTGAGGTTGCGGAAGTCCCCCGCCGTGCTGGACATGCTCTTGTCGAAGGTGCCGTG
The nucleotide sequence above comes from Micromonospora sp. NBC_00389. Encoded proteins:
- a CDS encoding DUF3152 domain-containing protein, coding for MSTKATRRRHTACAASLLVALLTGCGLPASGRPAAGPATPDPTHRGQPPAAGPATTGRPPGAAGSAGVAPAPAVAISYPATGGNRWSVAPAETTPGGGDSGRLLRYRVVVERDIRGLPVTDVAASVSATLNDPRGWTAGGAWRLRRVGAGAPVDFTIYLATPGTRDALCQDVPDGYTSCRNADRVVLNVARWVDAVPGYGAGLASYRQYMVNHEVGHRLGRGHERCPERGRPAPVMQQQTLGLHGCVANAWPYPRGVHYSGPIGAYHDEIPPREGARPAR
- a CDS encoding S1 family peptidase yields the protein MAPPASTTYTWSGASDIGPTVVGGRPATENYPFMVYVSGCTGTLIKANWAVTAKHCSTPSSVRVGSVNRTSGGTVVRVTRAVNHPSVDVKLLQLASSVSYAPAPIPTTSGAVGTATRIIGWGQTCARPGCGSAPAVANELDTSIVADSRCSGINGPYEICTNNTNGTSGACYGDSGGPQVRRVNGVWNLIGATSRAGNNNSTCATGPSIYVDLPSIRSWINTQVGGLLV
- a CDS encoding AMIN-like domain-containing (lipo)protein encodes the protein MRIRSALTALAVVLAGLVAGAGSGATASTTMAATGSPYCGITWGSADKTAGALSSSPLIEVRTGRHDCYDRVVFEFAGPVNGYSVGYGETWTEGEGLALSPYTAGGALLRVSLRAPAYDEAHLGTVPYRVGEHAANLLRYPTLRDVVFGGSFEGYTTFAVGVRARLPFRTFVLAGPGGHSRIVLDVAHQWQE
- a CDS encoding response regulator transcription factor, which encodes MEGRVLVVEDDASIREVTALGLRRAGFRVDTAVDGRQALAAWRAHPVDLIVLDVMLPGLDGLEVCREIRRTSQVPILMLTARTDTLDVVVGLECGADDYLRKPFDLPELVARVRSVLRRASAPVASSTIEVGSLQIDPGSFVVRRDGREVTLTATEFRLLLELARRPGQVFTRELLLDLVWNHSFLGDSRLVDVAVQRLRAKVEDDPAHPRLVRTVRGAGYKLSTG
- a CDS encoding HAMP domain-containing sensor histidine kinase; the encoded protein is MAGRAVPPGRLRRRLTIAFVLVAGVSAGLLAGGAGLLLRQSWLDASLHQAAADARYQLVLAGQFLPLTDQRSTELLTSFEGSGRHVVLVDGPARPSHSAYAPTLGTRLRATVADGQLGYQRSAPAERPRLLVVGGRIPGSTAELYVITVEDDIAADLGQLRNALLAGWVLVVLLAAGVGHALARRTLEPVSRASRAARALTEGLLATRLPVRGRDEFSDWAASFNEMAEALESKIAALSAAQARELRFTADVAHELRTPVTALVAAASLLREHLDQLPDDARPAARLLVGDVVRLRRLVEDLMEISRLDAGRERPSVEPVDAPALLRAIIGARGWSERVVVTADPVALHTDPRRLERVLANLVANAVEHGDGEIRATVAGAGPLVIFEVTDQGPGIPAEHLPRLFDRFHKVDPSRSAPGSGLGLAIAREHAALLDGVLSVRSEPGAGTRFRLELPARGPHLGDSGRRPAVAQADERSRGHADEHAEGGRTAGTAAGGAG
- a CDS encoding Gmad2 immunoglobulin-like domain-containing protein; translated protein: MSRRRAAAVTAPVLIAALLLGACGTPRSGDLGPAPTAAPSSAAPTGSPGDPTPTPPAEPPPSPTSGPSRPPPPASTGTRQPATVTIELWYVRSGQLVPTRRTRPATVATSRLALTELAAGPTPAEAATGLTTLLPAGVEVTRITDGVATLRPVPSADDPAGRRRLREAQVVWTLTQFPTVRQVRFGDGPLVDRSDYSGLLPPIVVTGPSVGERVGAPLTVTGTADVFEATVSVRVLDAAGREVAAGFGTASCGSGCRGAYRVVVGWHTAREQRGTIEVYEVSARDGSRINTVAVPVILAPAGT
- a CDS encoding inositol-3-phosphate synthase yields the protein MIKRVRVAVAGVGNNTSALVQGISFYRQTGSLVGIRRPVIDGLGVDDIDFVAAFAMSEDKVGKDLTEAIFLPPNNFPRLAADLPPSGVPVTRGLVDASEVDRVAAALTGAEVLLYSAPSGRPDTARAYAEAACRAGVAFINTTSDAIGRDPLWIDRFEAAGLPLLGDDLASQFGTSVVHNALLRLLEERGLTLASSYQVNLGGTEDFRNLAENSNTKKQSKLNALSAANKVEMAPFGYLSQLKSEKVAHLSIEAQGWGETAVSLDVKLKVHDPSGAAGVNIDLIRIAASALRDGRGGYAAEASPLLKSPPGTAI
- a CDS encoding TetR/AcrR family transcriptional regulator, which translates into the protein MLGGQQVGAGAGVPAARGARCSDSDLFAVVIEVLRQVGFDRLTIDAIAARAHVSKATIYRRWDGKTELVVAALRHRQVGVHNPPDTGSLRGDLIELLRATAAVCAADCDLMQALAFAMRTNPELERLVRHQVLPAGRVASTAILVRAAARGEIPPEAGERELFHELAPALSMSRIVASGLPADDAFLTQVVDQVLIPVLRYQPDRPSQA